The following DNA comes from Shinella zoogloeoides.
CACGCTGCTCGAAGGCATCGCGCTCTGGGGCGAGCTGAAGCCGCTCCTCACCCATGAAGCCGTCAAGGAGCGGGCGCTCGCCTATTGCGACTGGGCCGTCTCGATGGGCCTGCTCGCCATCCGCACCCATGTCGATACCTGCGACGACCGGCTTCTCGCGGTCGAGGCGCTGCTCGAGGTGAAGAAGGAGATCGCACCCTATATCGACCTCCAGCTCGTCGCCTTCCCGCAGGACGGCCTCTACCGCTCTCCCAACGCGCGGGAAAACACCATCCGCGCGCTCGACCTGGGCGTCGACATCGTCGGCGGCATTCCGCATTTCGAGCGCACCATGGACGATGGCAGGCGTTCCGTCACCGAGCTTTGCGAGATCGCCGCCGAACGCGGCCTGATGGTCGACCTGCATTGCGACGAGACCGACGATCCGCTGTCTCGCCATATCGAGCAGCTCGCCTACGAGACCCAGCGGCTCAGCCTGCAGGGCCGCGTGGCCGGCTCCCACCTGACGTCCATGCATTCGATGGACAACTACTACGTCTCCAAGCTGCTGCCGCTGATCGCCGAGGCCGGGGTTTCGGCCATTCCCAATCCGCTGATCAACATCATGCTGCAGGGCCGGCACGATAGCTATCCCAAGCGCCGCGGCATGACCCGCGTGCCGGAAATGCTGAAACACGGCATCCGCGTCGGCTGGGGCCAGGACTGCGTGCTCGATCCCTGGTATTCGCTCGGCACCGCGGACATGCTCGACGTCGCCTTCATGGGCCTGCACGTCGCGCAGATGTCCTCGCCGGCCGACATGCGCACCTGCTTCGACATGGTCACGAAGGTCAATGCCGCCATCATGGGGCTCGATCATCTCGGGCTGGAGGTCGGCAAGACGGCGAGCCTTGTAGTGCTCGACGCAGGCAACCCCATCGAGGCGGTGCGCCTGCGGGCCGAGCGCCTGTGTGTCGTCGCGAAAGGCAAGGTCGTGGCCGAACGCGAAAAGCGCGACACTGCCCTTTCCATCAAGGGACGCCCGTCGAGCATCAACCGCCGCCATGTCGTGCCGCCGCAGGCGCAGTAAAGGGTCGGGAGCGCACCGGACCCGGACCGGTCCGGTGCTGCGACCCTATTGCTCTTTCAACGGAGCAGCCATTGCGTTAAAAGTGGCGTGACAGATACTTCAATGCCGGCCGCGGCTTCGGACGATACCGATGCGGATGACGCTTCATACCGACTATGCCCTGCGCATGCTGATCTATCTCGCCAGCCGGCGGGACGGCGTCTGCACCGTCAACGACGTGGCGGAGGCCTACGGGTTGTCGCGCAACCACCTCCTCAAAGTGGCGCAGACGCTGCGCGATCTCGACCTTGTCGAAACCGTGCGTGGCCGTAGCAGCGGCATTCGTCTCGGCAAGAAGCCGGAAGACATCGGCATCGGGGCATTGGTGCGGGCGACGGAGGAGGAATTCTCGCTCGCCGAATGCATGCAGGCCGGAGGCGGTCGCTGTGTCATCTCGCCGGCCTGCCGGCTGAAGGGCATGCTGCACGAGGCGCTCGGCGCCTTCCTGGCCGTTCTCGACAAATACACGCTGGCGGACATCGTACTGGACCGGGCCCTGCTTCGCCCCCTGCTCGACATCGATATCCAGGCGGCATGAGGGGAACGACGATGCCAGTGGAGATGCACCCATGACCGCGCCGTTCGTTCTCAATCGGGATGTAGATGGACAGTTCCTGCTGCCGGCGGACATGCTCGCTGAACGGTTCGGCTGGCCGACGCAGACTTTTCGCGACTACATGCGCCGGGGTCTCGTCGTATCGCGCGTCGAGCGCGGCGAGGGAGAGGATGCCGGCCGGTGGCGGCTTTCGGTGCGCTGCGGAAACCGGCGCTGGCAGGCCGTGGTGGAAGCCGACGGCACGATCGGCGCACAGCACCTCGACGTCCTGTCAACTTCAGGCCCCGCGCCCCAGCGGTAGCCGGCCTCTGCGTGGAGCCGAGCACCACGCACGATGACGACCTAGACGAAGATCATCACGGCCGCATAGCCGATCGCGATCAGGATCAGGCCGACGACAAGCATCGGCACAAGGCTGCTTCCCTCGACATCTCTGCCGCTGACATTCTCGCCGGAGAACACCAGAGGCTTGCGGATTTCGTTCTGATCCATGACCGCTCCTATTAATGAGGTAAATAATATACCACTTTAACATAGCCAGCGACGCGACAAAATAGCGCCGTTCGCTGCCGCGATGCGCGCTGGGAACGATGAATGGGAAATAAAGGTGAACGGTGCCAGCGGAGCGTACGGAAGGCCCGTCACGCTTGCCTCATCTGGCTCCGTGACCGGCAAGCCATGGCTTCAGCGGCGTCCGTGCGGCATTCCATCCGCAAACGCTTCAAGCCTTGTAGAAATACCGGATGCATGTCCCACACGGCTACCGCTCGTTACGATGGCGGAAAACGTCGTGGGTGCCGCCCTTACGTCGCGGCGAGAACCCCATCTTCCTGCACGGCGGCTTCGACCGCGATCCTCGCCATTTCAAGCGCAGCCTCCCGGGTCTTCGCCGCGGCGATGAAGCGGCCGTTGTGGCAGAAGGTTGCGCCGGCAACGCCGCAAGCCGCGGCGAGGGCCTCGCCGGTCAGGCCGGCCCAGGCCGCAGGAAGATCTGCCCGCAGCTCGAAGCCGTCGCTCGACCGCCGGATGCCTGTCAGGCACCAATCGGTATCGCGCGGATGGACGACGAAGAGAAGATGATCGGCGCCCGCCTTCACGATGGCAGGCCGGAAAGGCATTCCCATCGGCAGTTCGAGCACGCGCCCATCGCCGGCCGCGGCGATCGCCCTGAGAACGATGGCCTCGGCACGCAGTTTCGCGGCCGCCTGCCCTATGGTCGCCTCGACGAAACTGCGCGCGATCGCAAGCGCGGCGTGAAAGGCCCGGTCGTCCGCATCCGGCGCCCGGTCGTCGAAGACCGGCTTGAGCGTTTCCAGAAGGACCGGCAGGGTCAGCTTGCTCAGGGCGCCGGCCGCCGAGGAGCTGAGCGCACCGTTATCCATGAGGTCGACCGGCAGCACGAAATCGAGGTCGAAGCCCGCATGGAGGGCGTCGATATCGGAAGCGGGAATGCC
Coding sequences within:
- a CDS encoding DUF6522 family protein, encoding MTAPFVLNRDVDGQFLLPADMLAERFGWPTQTFRDYMRRGLVVSRVERGEGEDAGRWRLSVRCGNRRWQAVVEADGTIGAQHLDVLSTSGPAPQR
- a CDS encoding amidohydrolase family protein, yielding MSFDLIVKGGTLPDGTVADIGIKGEKIAAIEPRLEAAAGRVVDATGNLVSQPFIDPHFHMDATLSYGLPRINASGTLLEGIALWGELKPLLTHEAVKERALAYCDWAVSMGLLAIRTHVDTCDDRLLAVEALLEVKKEIAPYIDLQLVAFPQDGLYRSPNARENTIRALDLGVDIVGGIPHFERTMDDGRRSVTELCEIAAERGLMVDLHCDETDDPLSRHIEQLAYETQRLSLQGRVAGSHLTSMHSMDNYYVSKLLPLIAEAGVSAIPNPLINIMLQGRHDSYPKRRGMTRVPEMLKHGIRVGWGQDCVLDPWYSLGTADMLDVAFMGLHVAQMSSPADMRTCFDMVTKVNAAIMGLDHLGLEVGKTASLVVLDAGNPIEAVRLRAERLCVVAKGKVVAEREKRDTALSIKGRPSSINRRHVVPPQAQ
- a CDS encoding MYG1 family protein, whose protein sequence is MAPDFLVTHSGGFHADELLSSVILTRLFPAARLVRSRAPEWITPGPDRIVYDVGGAYDPDAGIFDHHQRGAPLRDDGQPFSSFGLIWRRFGRDYLKDLGIPASDIDALHAGFDLDFVLPVDLMDNGALSSSAAGALSKLTLPVLLETLKPVFDDRAPDADDRAFHAALAIARSFVEATIGQAAAKLRAEAIVLRAIAAAGDGRVLELPMGMPFRPAIVKAGADHLLFVVHPRDTDWCLTGIRRSSDGFELRADLPAAWAGLTGEALAAACGVAGATFCHNGRFIAAAKTREAALEMARIAVEAAVQEDGVLAAT
- a CDS encoding Rrf2 family transcriptional regulator, whose protein sequence is MRMTLHTDYALRMLIYLASRRDGVCTVNDVAEAYGLSRNHLLKVAQTLRDLDLVETVRGRSSGIRLGKKPEDIGIGALVRATEEEFSLAECMQAGGGRCVISPACRLKGMLHEALGAFLAVLDKYTLADIVLDRALLRPLLDIDIQAA